The genome window ATGTTGAGGGAGAGATCACTCATGTCAGACAACTTTCGTCATGGCGCGGCAACGCGGCGCGGTGTGGGAACCGGCGGTCAGGCCGAGACCGGCCTGCGATCCGTCGCGAAGAGCGACGGCGCTGGCCGCGCTCAGGGTCTGGCGGGAGGTACCGACGGCGGCCAGGCCGAGACCGGCCTGCGATCCGTCGCGGAGAGCGGCGGCGCCGGCCGCGCTCAGTGCCTGACGGGAGGCACCGACGGCGGCAAGCCCCAACGCCGCGGCCTGAACCGACCCCACGCGGATCGCCGCTCCGGTGCGCAACGCCTTGGTCGCATCCACCATTTCTGCGAGGTCGCGCTGCCCTTCCGCGTCGAGGGCAATGTTGTCCTCGCTGGCAGGCTTGGCCCACGCCGTGATCGTCATGGTGTAGGGCTCACCCTTGGGTTCGGTCTCGAACCAGCGCACGATCTGCGCCTCGATGCCGAGGCCGGCGATCGCGCCCTTGATCGCGGGCAGGGTGCCCTTGATCCGGTGGACATCGTAGGCGGCGTCGATCACCTGGCGCTTGATCGCCTCCGGCCACTCCTCGCGCCAATAGTCGACGCTGTACTGCCAGGCGAGCCACGGCAGGAACTTGACCGGGCACCGCCACGGGTCCCACAACGTGTCGATCGGGTTGGGGATCTCGGTGAGCAGCGCGATCGCGTGCTCCAATGCCAGCTCGAAGTCGGTGGCGTTCGACGGCAGCAGGGTCATGCCGCACCCCGCTTGCGGATCTCGACGCCGTCGCAGAAGTAGGCCCGGCCCGAATGCGCCGGCAGCGTCACCGCCGGTTCGATGATGTGGACCTCGCGCACCGCGGCGAGATGCATCGCCCCGTCCAGGCCCGAGTGCGCCACCGGCTCGTCGAGCCGGTGCTGCTTGGCCGCGTAGGCGGCGGCGCCGGTGCGGGCGAGATCGAGCGCGGCCTCTGCCTCGGGCAGATTGTAGAGATCCAGCTCCGCCTCGATCCGGTAGTGGACCACCTCCGCCGCGACCACCGTCACGTCGTCGCTGTCGGGCCGCAATTCCTGGTCCTGGTCGGCGGGGGCGATCTTGTCGCGCACCGCCTGCAGCACCGCGGCGCTCGGCGTGCCGTCGCCGTCGTGCGCGAGGACGGTCACCAGGATGTGCCCGGGCGAGGTCATCTCCGCCCAGGCGTCCTTGACCTTCGGGTGCGCCGACAGGGCGTGGTAGATGTAGGCGCCGCGCGGCCCGGCGACGCTCAGGGCCTCGTAAGCGAGGTGCGCGCGGCGGCGCAGGCTGTCGTCGCCTTCGTAGGTCGGCGCGATCGGCGGCACCGCATTGGCGTCGCCCGGATCGAGAACCGCGCGCTTGGTCTTGAAGTGGGCGGCGACGGCGTCGAGGTCGGTGTCGGTGGCGGTTGCGAGCAGCACCGCCTGCGCGGCGTCGTTGCGCTTCTGACTTTCCTGCACCACCAGCTCGGCCGCCACCTCAAGGAGGATCTTCGCCGGGTCGCTTTCCAGCAGCGCGCTGGCCGAAACTTCCACGCCACGCTCGGCCGCCTTGGCCTGGTAGCGCGCCAGGATGGTCGCCAGGATCACCTCGTAATCGAGGGTCTCAATCACCTTGGGCGCGGGCAACAGCGCGAAGTCGATGTCGTCGAAGCGGCTCATTCGATCACGATCCCGTCGAGAGTGACGCGGCGGCCTTCGGGCAGATAGACGCCGTCGAGATCGAGGACGCAGCGGCCGGGCGTGGCCTGGTCGACCACCACCCGCTTGAGGGCGTAGCGCGGCTCCCACTTCGCCAGGGCGGCGGCGGTATCGGCGATCACGTCGACGGCGAGGCCGGGACCGGCGGGGTTGTCGATGCGGTTTGGCAGGTTGGAGCCGAACACCCGGCGACGCCCGCGGGTGCCGATCCGCGTCGTCAGGATCTTGACGACCGACTGGCGCAGGTGCTCGACCCCGCCGAGGCGCTTGCCGGTGACCCCATCCATGCCCTGCATGCGGTCAGTCCTCCGCCTTGCGACGACGCGCAGCCGGAGCGGCGGCCTCGGCGGAGACCTCCTCCAGCACGTCGGCGCGTACCAGGTACTTCGCCGCGGACGGCGGCAGGTCGACGGTGTCGCCGGCGGTCTTGGTCGGCCACTGGCGGCTCTCGGTCTTCAGGCGGTAGGTCTTGGTTTCCATGACGTGCCTCAATGCTCGTGGTTGGGAGTGTTGCCGCCGTCGTCGATGATCGTGTCGGTGGCGTGGATGCTGCCCTTCACCTCCAGGTCACCCTCCATCTCGAAGCTGCCGATCAACTTCGCCGCGCCGCTGCCGCCGCGGGTGGCGTGCATCTGGATCGCAGGCGCTTCGAACGAGATCAGCGCCTCGGAGGTCACCGAGACTTCGCCCTTGGCGGTCAGGGCGATGGCGCCCTCGGCGGTCGCCTCGATGTCGCCGGGGATCTGGGCGGTGAGCTTGTGCGCGGCGGTGTCGTAGACGATCCGTGCGCCGTCGCGGTAGACCACGACGTGGCGGGCCGGATCGGTCTCGGGCGCGGGGAAGGTGTTGGAGTAGCCGGCAGGCAGCACCCAGCCCTGGTTGGGTTCTCCGTCGGGAGCGAACAGGATCGCCTGCTCGCCGACGCTCGGCACCCACCAGTCGCGATCCGCGCCGGCGCGATGGGTGAGCCAGCGCACCCAGCCGGTGACCAGGTCGCCCGACTGGTGGCGGCAGACCAGCCCGGCCGGGTCGACCGCGACGATCCGCCCCGGCCGCACGACGTTGGACAGGCGGCGGTCGAGATCGGCGACCTGCTGGCGCAGCTCCTCAATGAGCGCGGCGAAGCTCACGGCGGGCCCTCCCCGTCGTCGGCGTAAAGCTGCGCCGAGAGGATCGGACCCTGGGGATAGGCGTTCTCGCCGATCCGCACCTTCTGGGTCCAGACCACCCCCCAGAGCGCCACGCCGGTACCACCGATTTGCGAGGAATAGAGGTTCTCGGCGATGATCGTGTCGGCGCGCACCGGCCAGACCTCGGCGCTCCCCCAGCGCGCGCCGGGCAGGCGGCTCACCAGGTCGTCGACCATCGCCAGCGCCGCGTCGTCGCGCAGCAGGCGGGTCTTGTCGGTGGTGACGACGTAGGCGGCGAACGTCACCTCGTGGTCGGCTTCGCCGTCGCCCGCG of uncultured Alphaproteobacteria bacterium contains these proteins:
- a CDS encoding Phage P2 baseplate assembly gpV-like protein (modular protein), translated to MSFAALIEELRQQVADLDRRLSNVVRPGRIVAVDPAGLVCRHQSGDLVTGWVRWLTHRAGADRDWWVPSVGEQAILFAPDGEPNQGWVLPAGYSNTFPAPETDPARHVVVYRDGARIVYDTAAHKLTAQIPGDIEATAEGAIALTAKGEVSVTSEALISFEAPAIQMHATRGGSGAAKLIGSFEMEGDLEVKGSIHATDTIIDDGGNTPNHEH
- a CDS encoding hypothetical protein (Evidence 5 : No homology to any previously reported sequences); this translates as METKTYRLKTESRQWPTKTAGDTVDLPPSAAKYLVRADVLEEVSAEAAAPAARRRKAED
- a CDS encoding conserved hypothetical protein (Evidence 4 : Homologs of previously reported genes of unknown function), which produces MTLLDLRKSVADTLAQWYPAAECKTAPGRMNLAELKRSTVKTPAIRVACLGLPAGADAGDGEADHEVTFAAYVVTTDKTRLLRDDAALAMVDDLVSRLPGARWGSAEVWPVRADTIIAENLYSSQIGGTGVALWGVVWTQKVRIGENAYPQGPILSAQLYADDGEGPP
- a CDS encoding hypothetical protein (Evidence 5 : No homology to any previously reported sequences), encoding MTLLPSNATDFELALEHAIALLTEIPNPIDTLWDPWRCPVKFLPWLAWQYSVDYWREEWPEAIKRQVIDAAYDVHRIKGTLPAIKGAIAGLGIEAQIVRWFETEPKGEPYTMTITAWAKPASEDNIALDAEGQRDLAEMVDATKALRTGAAIRVGSVQAAALGLAAVGASRQALSAAGAAALRDGSQAGLGLAAVGTSRQTLSAASAVALRDGSQAGLGLTAGSHTAPRCRAMTKVV
- a CDS encoding Baseplate assembly protein J (GPJ), which translates into the protein MSRFDDIDFALLPAPKVIETLDYEVILATILARYQAKAAERGVEVSASALLESDPAKILLEVAAELVVQESQKRNDAAQAVLLATATDTDLDAVAAHFKTKRAVLDPGDANAVPPIAPTYEGDDSLRRRAHLAYEALSVAGPRGAYIYHALSAHPKVKDAWAEMTSPGHILVTVLAHDGDGTPSAAVLQAVRDKIAPADQDQELRPDSDDVTVVAAEVVHYRIEAELDLYNLPEAEAALDLARTGAAAYAAKQHRLDEPVAHSGLDGAMHLAAVREVHIIEPAVTLPAHSGRAYFCDGVEIRKRGAA
- a CDS encoding putative Baseplate assembly protein W (Evidence 3 : Function proposed based on presence of conserved amino acid motif, structural feature or limited homology); the protein is MQGMDGVTGKRLGGVEHLRQSVVKILTTRIGTRGRRRVFGSNLPNRIDNPAGPGLAVDVIADTAAALAKWEPRYALKRVVVDQATPGRCVLDLDGVYLPEGRRVTLDGIVIE